In a genomic window of Glycine max cultivar Williams 82 chromosome 13, Glycine_max_v4.0, whole genome shotgun sequence:
- the LOC100780474 gene encoding beta-carotene isomerase D27, chloroplastic isoform X2, whose translation MVALSFQGGRASPAQPQHPSLCSGRAAGVIRIRCGIAEPSGEPAPLGQKTRYHDGIFEKAFMTLFARKMEKFSDPPAGKARENKGWWDWGYDYESFVDVSRRVMQRRSRIQQQQVVREVLLSMLPPGAPAQFRKLFPPTKWAAEFNAALTVPFFDWLVGPSEVVEVEINGVKQKSGVHIKKCRYLENSGCVGMCVNMCKIPTQDFFTNEFGLPLTMTPSMSSCYH comes from the exons ATGGTGGCTCTGAGCTTCCAGGGTGGGCGGGCAAGTCCTGCCCAACCCCAACACCCATCATTGTGTAGTGGAAGAGCCGCTGGAGTCATCAGGATTCGGTGTGGGATAGCTGAGCCATCTGGTGAACCTGCTCCTTTAGGACAAAAGACGCGGTACCATGACGGCATTTTTGAGAAGGCCTTCATGACTCTCTTTGCACGTAAGATGGAGAAATTTTCAGATCCACCAGCAGGAAAAGCTAGAGAGAATAAGGGTTGGTGGGATTGGGGTTATGACTATGAGAGTTTCGTGGATGTGTCAAGGAGGGTAATGCAGCGTAGGTCTCGTATCCAGCAACAACAAGTGGTTCGAGAGGTTCTCCTGTCTATGCTTCCTCCAGGTGCGCCTGCCCAG TTCCGGAAATTGTTTCCGCCAACAAAATGGGCTGCAGAGTTTAATGCTGCATTGACAGTGCCTTTCTTCGACTGGTTAGTTGGGCCATCTGag GTTGTGGAAGTAGAGATAAATGGAGTGAAGCAAAAAAGTGGCGTGCATATAAAGAAGTGCAG GTACCTGGAGAATAGTGGCTGTGTTGGAATGTGTGTCAATATGTGCAAGATTCCTACCCAAGATTTTTTCACTAATGAATTTGGACTTCCGTTAACAATGACTCCTAGTATGTCTTCTTGCTATCACTAG
- the LOC100780474 gene encoding beta-carotene isomerase D27, chloroplastic isoform X1, whose product MVALSFQGGRASPAQPQHPSLCSGRAAGVIRIRCGIAEPSGEPAPLGQKTRYHDGIFEKAFMTLFARKMEKFSDPPAGKARENKGWWDWGYDYESFVDVSRRVMQRRSRIQQQQVVREVLLSMLPPGAPAQFRKLFPPTKWAAEFNAALTVPFFDWLVGPSEVVEVEINGVKQKSGVHIKKCRYLENSGCVGMCVNMCKIPTQDFFTNEFGLPLTMTPNFEDMSCDMVYGQSPPTFEEDPVSKQPCYADICSMAKPSSSVCPKLQA is encoded by the exons ATGGTGGCTCTGAGCTTCCAGGGTGGGCGGGCAAGTCCTGCCCAACCCCAACACCCATCATTGTGTAGTGGAAGAGCCGCTGGAGTCATCAGGATTCGGTGTGGGATAGCTGAGCCATCTGGTGAACCTGCTCCTTTAGGACAAAAGACGCGGTACCATGACGGCATTTTTGAGAAGGCCTTCATGACTCTCTTTGCACGTAAGATGGAGAAATTTTCAGATCCACCAGCAGGAAAAGCTAGAGAGAATAAGGGTTGGTGGGATTGGGGTTATGACTATGAGAGTTTCGTGGATGTGTCAAGGAGGGTAATGCAGCGTAGGTCTCGTATCCAGCAACAACAAGTGGTTCGAGAGGTTCTCCTGTCTATGCTTCCTCCAGGTGCGCCTGCCCAG TTCCGGAAATTGTTTCCGCCAACAAAATGGGCTGCAGAGTTTAATGCTGCATTGACAGTGCCTTTCTTCGACTGGTTAGTTGGGCCATCTGag GTTGTGGAAGTAGAGATAAATGGAGTGAAGCAAAAAAGTGGCGTGCATATAAAGAAGTGCAG GTACCTGGAGAATAGTGGCTGTGTTGGAATGTGTGTCAATATGTGCAAGATTCCTACCCAAGATTTTTTCACTAATGAATTTGGACTTCCGTTAACAATGACTCCTA ATTTTGAAGATATGAGTTGTGATATGGTGTATGGCCAATCCCCACCTACATTTGAAGAGGACCCTGTTTCAAAACAACCTTGCTATGCGGATATAT GTTCTATGGCAAAACCAAGCTCTAGTGTGTGTCCTAAACTACAGGCATGA